The sequence TTTGCAGCGATTACATGCATAAGCGGTCCACCTTGTAGTCCTGGAAAAACTGCAGATTGGATTTTTTTGTGTATTGCTTCATCATTTGTCATAACTATTCCACCACGAGGACCACGCAGAGTTTTGTGCGTTGTGGAAGTCATAACATGTGCATATTTAGCGGGAGATGGATATTCACCAGATGCAATAAGTCCTGCGTAGTGAGCAATGTCTGCTAGCAAATACGCACCAACTTTGTCTGCAATCTCGCGAAAGCGTTTGAAATCCATTTTTCTTGGATAAGCGGAAGCACCTGCTATAATCAATTTCGGTTTATGCTCAAGCGCAAGCTTTTCTATCTCATCCATATTGAGCAGATAGGTGTCTTTATCAACTCCATATTGAATGGACTTAAACCACTTACCCGAAACGCTTGGTGCTGCACCATGCGTTAAATGTCCACCGCAATTAAGTGATAGCCCTAGTATCGTATCACCAGGGGAGAGCAATGAAGCAAACACTGCTTGATTTGCCTGAGAACCAGAATGAGGTTGAACATTTGCAAATTTAACACCAAACAACTTGCACAGCCTTTCTATAGCGAGGCTTTCAATTTTATCTACATGCTCACAACCACAGTAATATCTTTTGCCTGGATAACCTTCCGCATATTTATTAGTCAGAAAAGAACCTTGTGCCTCCATTACCGCTTTGCTTGCAAAATTTTCTGATGCAATCAACTGCAATTGCGATTTCTGACGCTGTAATTCTTTTTCTATCGACTGATAAACCTCTCCATCAAAAGACCTTAAATGACTTTTAAAGCAATTAAGTCCAAAGATTTTTTTTAAAATATTAAACACGGGAGAACCTCGCTAGTTGAATTAACTTAATTATATTAAGATGCATACTTTTCGGAAGCAATTTTTAAATCCTGTCTTTTTAACCACATAAACCCAAAAATAGCTATGAGTAAGCATACAGGCATGATGGACATTGCTTTTATCAGCAGTCCAGCACCGTATATAGGGTTTCCTTCTATAATTGTTTGATCCCAGTAAAAATTTACTACTTTTGCGATCCAAGTGTGAAAGAACTCTCCAAAGATCATAACTATCATGTTTGACATAGCTGTTGCCAAACCAACTAAGTTATTATTCACATAACTTATTGCTTTGTAAATTGTGACTAGCTGATAACCAGAGGCAAAACCAATGACGAAAAGTGCAGATAGTGCAATGTATAAGCCACCTGCTCCAGTAAAAAGCATTAAAAATCCTGCAATCATTGCAAACGAGCATGCAATGATTATCTCGTAATGTTTGTTTGGATATTTTTCTAATAGGTAACCTAAAGAAAATGATCCTGCTCCCATGCCTATAAATATTACAGAAGAAACAGAAGAGGCTAAATCTCCAGTCATTTCATACACTTCACATAAAAATGCCTTTATCCAACCGTCTGCAAAACCTTCCATTGCACCAACCATTAAGCCACCAAAAAAGCTGATTAAAATAATATGCTTATTAAAAAACACTGTTTTTAAATCTTTTATGCTAACTTTGTCTTGTTGAATATCGCTTTTAGGTGTTACCAAGAATAACAATAAAGCAAGCAAACATCCAAATGCTGAGAAAGTGTAAATAACATAATCCCAACCAAACTTATCAAGTAAAAAATCTAGTGGTAGCCCACCGTATATAGCACCCAATAATCCTATTATTAGAGATAAGCTTGCCATTCTTGCTGATTTTTCTTGTGCAAAATACATGCTTGCAACTTTAAAAAGTCCGATCGCTGAAGCAGATGATCCAATTCCCACAATTATTCTGCCAATTATTGAATAACTCCACTCATCAAAGCATATGAGAGGTAGCGTTCCAGTAAATGTTAAAACAATACAAGCAGGCAAAACAAACTTTGGTCCAAATCTGTCAAGGAGAATACCAATAGGTATGTGAGCGAGCGTATAACCTATATAATATATACCACCAAATTGACCTACATCTGCAATGCTTATATTAAACTTTGTGATCAATTCAGGTGCGATTATGTTTGGAATTACGCGCAATATATATTGATAAGCATAGAACAATGATGCCAACAACCATATTAAAAAATTTCTCTGTAGCATTAATTTTACCTCAAACCTAGGATTATAGACACTTTAGTTAGAAAAAACAAAATTTTAGTAAATATTTATTTTGCTCTATCCTAATAAGCGTCTCGCACAATCACTTTAAGATGTCATTTCAGCATTATTAATTTTGTATTAATTCTACTGTAGGTTTAATATATTACAATGACTTAACTAAGCAATATAGTTAATTTATTAATAAAAATATGCCATAATTAAACTATATTTATTTCCAATGGAGAAGGAGATATGCATACTACAGAACCACCAGACAAGGAACAGGAGTTGTATGATGATTTAGAAAAAGCAATAAAAAGTGGTACTGCTGATGATATTCTTCATATAATAGATAAACAAGATATCGTAGATTTAGATCATGTTTTTAACGCTAAAAATCCAAAGTTATATGATCTTTTGAACTACACTACAGATAACGACAGAGAGATTGCTGGAGCAATTTTTAAAACACTTCAACGATTCTATGCGGAAGGAAACTTTACACATCACTTATCCGATAAGATCTATGATGCTATAGTATCTAATCAACCTAGTCAAGAGAATGTTGTTGAAGGAATTTTGGAATTTGCCAGTATAAATAAAATAGATAGAATACTTCTTAGTAGTCCAGG is a genomic window of Wolbachia endosymbiont of Folsomia candida containing:
- the glyA gene encoding serine hydroxymethyltransferase; the protein is MFNILKKIFGLNCFKSHLRSFDGEVYQSIEKELQRQKSQLQLIASENFASKAVMEAQGSFLTNKYAEGYPGKRYYCGCEHVDKIESLAIERLCKLFGVKFANVQPHSGSQANQAVFASLLSPGDTILGLSLNCGGHLTHGAAPSVSGKWFKSIQYGVDKDTYLLNMDEIEKLALEHKPKLIIAGASAYPRKMDFKRFREIADKVGAYLLADIAHYAGLIASGEYPSPAKYAHVMTSTTHKTLRGPRGGIVMTNDEAIHKKIQSAVFPGLQGGPLMHVIAAKAVAFKEALAPEFKVYSKKVVENSKVLAKTLEKHGLNIVTGGTDSHIVLVDLRPKGLTGRDVVDSLERAGITCNKNAIPFDTEKPTITSGLRFGTAAETTRGLGTEEFKEIADLVNEVVHGLINGNSSDVERKVKTKVEKICNKFPIYS
- a CDS encoding MFS transporter, which codes for MLQRNFLIWLLASLFYAYQYILRVIPNIIAPELITKFNISIADVGQFGGIYYIGYTLAHIPIGILLDRFGPKFVLPACIVLTFTGTLPLICFDEWSYSIIGRIIVGIGSSASAIGLFKVASMYFAQEKSARMASLSLIIGLLGAIYGGLPLDFLLDKFGWDYVIYTFSAFGCLLALLLFLVTPKSDIQQDKVSIKDLKTVFFNKHIILISFFGGLMVGAMEGFADGWIKAFLCEVYEMTGDLASSVSSVIFIGMGAGSFSLGYLLEKYPNKHYEIIIACSFAMIAGFLMLFTGAGGLYIALSALFVIGFASGYQLVTIYKAISYVNNNLVGLATAMSNMIVMIFGEFFHTWIAKVVNFYWDQTIIEGNPIYGAGLLIKAMSIMPVCLLIAIFGFMWLKRQDLKIASEKYAS